GTGGGCGCCGACCGGGTTGAAGTAGCGCAGCAGAACGATGGTCCAGCTGTCGTCGGCCACATGCACGTCGCGCAGAATCTGCTCCTGGAAGAGCTTGGAGGTGCCATAGGGGTTGGTGGTGCCGCCGACGGGGCTCTCCTCGGTGAGCGGCAGGTGCTCGGCCGCGCCGTAGACGGTGGCGGACGAGGAGAAGATGAACTTCTTGACGTCGTGGTCGCGCATGGCCTTGAGGAGCACCATGGTGCCGGTGAGGTTGTTGTCGTAGTACTCGATCGGCTTGGCGACGGACTCGCCCACGGCCTTGAGGCCCGCGAAATGAATGACCCAGTCGACGTCGTTCTCGTCGAAGATGCGGTTCATCAGCTCCTCGTCGCGCACGTCGCCGTCGTAGCGCTTCACGGTCTTGCCGGTGATCGTCTTGACGCGGTCGAGCGCCTCTGGCACCGAATTGACGTAATTGTCGACGCTGATGACGTCGTAACCCTTCTTCAACAGCTCCACATCGGTGTGCGTGCCGATGTATCCGGCACCGCCGGTGACCAAAACCGTAGTCATATCTACTCCTTACCACAACGAACACAACCTAACAAAATCTAACATTAGCACACATTTAGCGGACGAACGCTGGACCAAGCGGCTGTTATATTCCCAGAAGTAAAACTACCTGTGTGACGTGACTTGATGGCGTAATCGGCGACGATACACATGGCACAGGCACAGAAGGTTTATCTCGTCATCCACAAACTCACCTGAAACACCCATCTGAGACGCCCGACCAATCCGAGCCAAAACAAGTCCCAAACACTCCCCCAAACGGCCCCAAAAATTCGACGAAACCCACCCAAACGTCAAACTCCGTAAACCCGTTCCACTATGGTGAAACGTACCTTTTCCTATCGGCCCGATGGTGTAATCTGTTCACGTTGACCAGGGCGCGTATGACGACGTGACGGTTGCCGCCGACGGCCCGAAGATGTTGAGATAACGCAGAAAATACCCATACCTCGAACAAGAAAGAAGCGGTTTCGAGTCGTGCAGCAACAAGGCAATTCCAAGACGCGGCAGAGCCCATTGCAGGGCATGTCGAAGGTCCTGACCAAAGAGGAGTCATACGTCGACGGACATTTGACGCACGCGGCCTTCGTCTCCATCGCCATCCTCACCTTCATCACCTTCATCGGCAACTTCACCCAGCTGCAGCTGAGCGCCGCACTGCCGACCATCGTGCACGAATTCGGCATCAACGTGACCACCGGCCAGTGGCTCACCTCCATCATCCAGCTCGTGCAGGGCGTCATGGTGCCGCTCACCGCCTACCTCACCCGCCGCTTCTCCACCCGCCAGATCGTCATCACCTCGATGAGCGTCTTCACGCTGGGCTCCGTGCTCGCCTGGTTCGGCAACACCTTCGTGGAGGTGCTGGCCGGGCGCACGCTCGAGGCCATTGGTTCGGGCGTGATGTGGCCGGTGCTGCAGATCATCGTCTTCTCCGTCTACCCCATGGCCAAACGCGGCGTGGCGATGGGCACCGTGGGCGTGGCCATGAGCGTCGCCCCCGCCATCGGCCCGACGTTCGGCGGTTGGCAAACCGACGCCAACGGCTGGCGTTCCATCTTCGTCTCGCTGACCATCGTGGGCGCGCTGGCACTGGTGCTCGCCATCTTCTTCCTGCATAACTTCAACGAGAAGGACGGCGACGCGAAGGCCGACTTCTTCTCCGTGTGCCTTTCGGTGATCGGCTTCGGCGGGCTGCTCTTCGGCTTCACCAACATCGAGAGCTACGCCTTCACCGCGCCGGTGGTCTGGCTGCCTATGGCCGTCGGCCTGGTGGGCATCGTCTGGTTCGTCGTTCGCCAGCTGAAGGGCGCCAAGCGCTACAAGGCCGAACTCAAGGAGCTCATCGGCGGGCTCGAGCACGTGGAGCGTCCGCAGGGCTCCAAGCCGCAGAACGTCGCCGAGCTGCGCGCCGCGATCAAGCACCTGCGGGCCGACCCGGATTCCGCCGCGAAAATCGAGGAGCACTTCAAGGACCCGAAGGTGCGCTCGAAGATCGACCAGATCCGCAAGCTGCAGCCGCCGCTGCTCGACCTCACCGTGCTCAAGAACAAGAACTTCATGGTCGGCACCATCACCGCCGCGCTGAGCTTCTTCGCCTTCAGCTCCATCACCGTCATCATCCCGCTCTTCATCCAGAACGACAGGGGCTATTCGGCCACCATCTCGGGTCTGGTGATGCTGCCGGGCGCGCTCGGGCAGTGCATCTCGCAGTTCGGCGGCGGACGGCTTCTGGATAGGTTCGGCGCGAGGCCGGTGGCGCTCATCGGCTCCATCACGCTGATGACCGGCACCATCATGATGAGCTTCATCGGCATGGAGGTTCCCATCTACTGGGTCTCGATCTGCCAGTTCATCCGCCAGATCGGCATGGGCTTCGTGCTGATGCCCATCACCACGTGGTCGCTCAACTGCCTGACGCCGGGAAGCGTCTCCGCCGGCTCGGCCGTCACCAACACCGTGCGCCAGATCTCCGGAGCCATCGGCGCTCCCGTGCTGGTCATCCTGATGGAGGAGTTCGCCAAAGTCCGCCAAGCCACGATGGGCACCAGCCACCGCGCCGCCGTGCTCTCCAACATCTTCGGCATCAGGATGTCGCTGATCATCAGCTCCGTCATCGCTCTCGGCATGGTGCTGCTGGTCACCTTCGGCGTGCGCGGCCAGGGCGCCGGCTCGGCCCGCGACCTCGCCAACCGCACGCTGCGTCACGTGCGCGTCCCCCGCATTCATTTGCACAAGTAACTACACAACTTGAGATGGCTCATCACTACGATTTGTTTTGCGACGATTCAGATAGGCAGAGGCTCCAAATAATTTTGAAATATCTGTCTATCTGAATCGATTCGGAAGCCTACGCACTGATAGGTAACCCGATTGGCTCATCCGCCGAGGCCAAGTCCATCTTCAGAGAGCCAGACTTTGCGTCTTTAGGAAGCGACCTAATCCCTCTCCCGGATTTCTCTTTAGGATTGGTCTGCTCTGCAGGTACAACTTTGTATTCTAGATGCGCCCCCACTTCCAAAGCGTAATCAGTGAGCAAAGAGACCAATTCCCGCTGCCCATTTTCGATTTGAGAAATATACGCCTGGGAAACGTTCATTTCACGAGCCAAATCTTTTTGCGTCATTCCACGACTCTTACGCATATCAACCAACTTATCGAGAAGCTCAAAACCTTCACGATATAAGTCTCCAGCCAAACCCTGGTAATCATACGGTAATGCATCTGGATCAAACACCGTCATCCATCCTTTCCCACGGAAATATAACTATTTGTTATATTACACCGTTTTATCTCTTTTCAAACTCTTATCCAATCTCTTTGCTATTTCCATTGCTTTTTGAATCTCCTCATTTTGCCTATCCCGAATAGCAATCTCGCTCTCTTCACGTACATCCTTAAGATGCATTCCAACACCAAACACCACTCGCGCCATATCAACGGGTTCTAAATCATAATGACGTATCTGTTCCTTTTGCACACCTTCTAAAAGGCGCTGAGAGTGATGCCATCTAAATTCAAACATCGGCAATCCCTTTTCCCGCGCCGACTCTATGGGCACAACTTCACTACCAGATCGCAAGCCACCTGATGTCATTCGCTCAAACATCTTCTCGAGATAGATTTCCGTCCGAATGCGGTATTTGTTGAAGTTCAAAAACTTAAGATATCCCCAATGTAATTGCGTGTTTGCCATATTTGAGGCGAATTGCCGCGCCATTGCATGTTCTTCACTTTCCTCGGAACTCTTTTCAAGATTTGACCCCATCCACCGATATTTGACAGGAATTCCATTGGTGCAACGACTTTGTTCAATCAACATCAATTTCTCCAATCTTTTGCATATTTCTGATTAACGTAATTAGCGTTCACTGTTTGGGAAGCTGCTGGGCGGGGCAGGTGCGGAGGACCTTGGAGATGGACTCGCGCTCCTGGGTGGTGACGCTCAGCTGGTATTTGTGCTTCACCGCCACCTGACGAGCCACGTATTGGCACTGGAAGCCGCGGTTGGCAGGCAGCCAGTAGGCGGCAGAGGCGGAACCCTTCTCCTGGTTGGCGGGACCGTCGACGGCCAGCAGGTTGAGGCCGTCGTTGCCGAATTGCATCCGCTCGTCCGAATCCCATTGGCTCGCGCCGGACTGCCAGGCGTTCTCGAGGGCCACCACATGGTCGATCTGCACGGCGGCGCTCGTTCTTGGCCCGCGCACGAAGTGTATCGTCTTGCCGGTGTAGGGGTCGGCGAGCTCGCCGGCGCGCACTTGGCAGGCGGGCGCCGAGGGACCGCTGGAGGCCCGGCTCGCGCCGAATCTCACCGATTTCATATCGCGGGCGAGCACGTCGTCGCGGATGGTGCAGCCATTGCCATCGTCGTCGGTGGTGTTGTAGCCGAAGGAATCGCGGTCGTAGCCACTGGTGCTGGGGTGGTCGTCCACGGGCAGGCCGTCAAGTACTTGCGTGACGGGGCCAGTGGAGATATATTGTCCGGTCATTTTCGCGAGTGGAGGACTGATTTGCGGCAACGCCAAGCCCGAGAGCACGCCGGTGATGGCGGCGGCAAAGAGCAGGATCAGCAGCCGTGGCCCAACGCCGTCGCGTGTGAAACGCCGACGCGAAAAGTGCGCGGCGCGCCCTCGGCGGCGACCATGCCAACGCCCGCGAC
This Bifidobacterium sp. ESL0790 DNA region includes the following protein-coding sequences:
- the galE gene encoding UDP-glucose 4-epimerase GalE, producing the protein MTTVLVTGGAGYIGTHTDVELLKKGYDVISVDNYVNSVPEALDRVKTITGKTVKRYDGDVRDEELMNRIFDENDVDWVIHFAGLKAVGESVAKPIEYYDNNLTGTMVLLKAMRDHDVKKFIFSSSATVYGAAEHLPLTEESPVGGTTNPYGTSKLFQEQILRDVHVADDSWTIVLLRYFNPVGAHESGLLGEDPKGIPANLTPYIAKVALGELKEVQVYGDDYPTPDGTGVRDYIHVVDLAKGHVAVIDKINEPGVYTYNLGTGHGYSVLEVIKAYEKAAGHKIPYVIKPRRPGDIAACYADSSKAERELGWKAELGIDEMAASSLNWQTKNPKGFRKD
- a CDS encoding MDR family MFS transporter gives rise to the protein MSKVLTKEESYVDGHLTHAAFVSIAILTFITFIGNFTQLQLSAALPTIVHEFGINVTTGQWLTSIIQLVQGVMVPLTAYLTRRFSTRQIVITSMSVFTLGSVLAWFGNTFVEVLAGRTLEAIGSGVMWPVLQIIVFSVYPMAKRGVAMGTVGVAMSVAPAIGPTFGGWQTDANGWRSIFVSLTIVGALALVLAIFFLHNFNEKDGDAKADFFSVCLSVIGFGGLLFGFTNIESYAFTAPVVWLPMAVGLVGIVWFVVRQLKGAKRYKAELKELIGGLEHVERPQGSKPQNVAELRAAIKHLRADPDSAAKIEEHFKDPKVRSKIDQIRKLQPPLLDLTVLKNKNFMVGTITAALSFFAFSSITVIIPLFIQNDRGYSATISGLVMLPGALGQCISQFGGGRLLDRFGARPVALIGSITLMTGTIMMSFIGMEVPIYWVSICQFIRQIGMGFVLMPITTWSLNCLTPGSVSAGSAVTNTVRQISGAIGAPVLVILMEEFAKVRQATMGTSHRAAVLSNIFGIRMSLIISSVIALGMVLLVTFGVRGQGAGSARDLANRTLRHVRVPRIHLHK
- a CDS encoding helix-turn-helix transcriptional regulator — its product is MTVFDPDALPYDYQGLAGDLYREGFELLDKLVDMRKSRGMTQKDLAREMNVSQAYISQIENGQRELVSLLTDYALEVGAHLEYKVVPAEQTNPKEKSGRGIRSLPKDAKSGSLKMDLASADEPIGLPISA
- a CDS encoding HNH endonuclease family protein, with translation MILLFAAAITGVLSGLALPQISPPLAKMTGQYISTGPVTQVLDGLPVDDHPSTSGYDRDSFGYNTTDDDGNGCTIRDDVLARDMKSVRFGASRASSGPSAPACQVRAGELADPYTGKTIHFVRGPRTSAAVQIDHVVALENAWQSGASQWDSDERMQFGNDGLNLLAVDGPANQEKGSASAAYWLPANRGFQCQYVARQVAVKHKYQLSVTTQERESISKVLRTCPAQQLPKQ